ACAGAGCCCCCACGGCCCCGCGGCCCAGGCCCAGCCCCGCCACACGAACTGTGCAGCTGGAGACCCATCCACCCCCTCTGGGACCCACCAACGTCCCAGTTTCGGGCTCCAACCGAGGTCCGCCGCCCGCCCCCGAGCCCGTCCGAGCCCCCGGCCGTCTGTTGGCTCCACCTCCTAAAGTGAGCGAGCCGCGGAACCGGAGACGAGGAGCAGGGTGACGATGAGCTCGAGCGCGTTCACGGTCCCCGGATCGGCCGAGGCCGACCTGGTGCGGCGCCGCGACCTCAACAAGATGCGCGCCGTGGCCACGGGTCTGCTGGTGGCGGCGGCGGTCGTCTACGTCGCGACGCGTGGCCAGGACGGGTTCCTCGGTTTCGTCAACGCGGGCGCCGAGGCGTCGATGGTGGGTGCCATCGCGGACTGGTTCGCGGTGACTGCGCTGTTCCGCCACCCCCTGCACCTCCCGATCCCGCACACGGCGCTCGTCCCCCGCCGGAAGAACGAGCTGGGCAAGGGCCTGCAGGAGTTCGTGAAGGAGAACTTCCTGGCCGAGGGCGTCGTGCGTGAGCGCGTCGGCGCGGCCGAGGCGAGCCGTCGGGTGGGGGAGTGGCTCGCCGATCCGGCGCACGCGCGGCGCGTGGTGGACGAGGTGGCGGACGTCGCGGTGATCGGGCTGGCGAAGGTGCGCGACGAGCACGTGAGCGAGCTGGCCGAGACCGTCCTGCTCCCGCGGTTCCGCGAGGAGCCCATCGCGCCGATCGCGGCGGCCCTGCTGGGCGAGATGGTCGAGGACGACCTGCACCACGGCGTCGTCGACCTCGGTCTGGGCGAGCTGTTGCGCTGGCTCCGGAACAACGAGGAGACGTTCACCGAGGTGCTCGGTGAGCGGGCTCCGTGGTGGACGCCGACGAAGCTCAACGACGCCGTCACCCAACGGGTCCACGCCGAGGCGATCAAGTGGGTCGAGGACATCCAGGCCGATCCGCAGCACCGGGCGCGGCAGGCCTTCGACTCGATGCTCCACGACCTGGCCCAGGACCTCGTCCACGACCGAGACACCGCGGAGCGCGCCGAGCGGCTCAAGCTGCGCGTGCTTGGCCACCCGCAGGTGCTCGCCACCGCCGTCTCGCTGTGGAAGGCGCTCCAGCGTGCGCTCGTGGCGGGGCTCGAGGAGGAGGCCAGCATGCTGCGGGTCCGCCTCGAGCACGAGCTCGTGAAGTTCGGTCGTCGCCTCACGACCGACGCCGCGCTGCGACGTCGCCTCGACCAGATGCTGTCCGACGCGGTCGTGTTCGTGGTGAACCGCTACGGCACCGAGCTGACGGGCGTCATCACCACCACGATCGAGCGCTGGGACGGCGACGAGGCAGCGCAGCGCATCGAGCTCCACGTGGGGCGCGACCTGCAGTTCATCCGTATCAACGGCACGGTCGTGGGCGGGCTCGTGGGCGTCCTCATCCACGCCATCGACTTGCTGCTGCCCTGACCCCGCGCCGTACCCGCGCGAACGCGGGCGACGGCCCGCCCGGTGCGATGATGGGTCGCGTGAGCGATCCCTTCGACGTACCCGTCCGTGACGGCTCCATCCGTCTCGGGCAGTTCCTCAAGCTGGCGAACCTGGTGGAGTCCGGGGCCCAGGCGAAGCCCGTGATCGCCGAGGGCCGTGTGCTCGTCAACGGCGAGGTCGACACCCGCCGCGGCCGACAGCTCGTGGTCGGCGACGTCGTCACGCTCGACGGTCAGAGCGCCCGTGCCGTCGACGCGGAGGGCTTCGACGACGGCCTCCCGTGGTGAGCCACCAGCCCTCCCGCAACGTCATGCGCCCCGCAGGCTCCAGCCTGCGGGGCGCATGACGTCAGCGACGGGGGACCGTCACCGGCGGGGGACCGGGGGTCAGGAGACGCTCAGCAGGTCCACGACGAAGATCAGCGTCTCGCCGGGCTTGATGACGCCGCCGGCGCCACGGTCGCCGTACCCCAGGTGCGGCGGGATGACGAGCTGACGGCGGCCGCCGACCTTCATGCCCTGCACGCCGGTGTCCCAGCCGGAGATGACCTGGCCGATGCCGAGGCGGAACTGCAGCGGCGCGCCGCGGTTGTACGACGCGTCGAACTCCTCGCCGGTGGAGTGGGCGACGCCCACGTAGTGCACGGAGACGGTCTGGCCCGCCTTGGCCTCCTCGCCGTCGCCGACGGTGACGTCGGTGATGACCAGGTCGGCCGGGGGCTCAGGGTCGAAGAAGTCGATCTCGGGCTTGTCCATGCCGACCACCCTAGAGCCCGCCCCTCGAGCCGGGGCAGCCACCGTGCTCAGCCCTGGTGCACGTAGGCGTCGAGCTGGTCCCGCTCGAAGGCGAGCTCGTCGATGCGGGCCTTCACGACGTCGCCGATGCTGACGATGCCGACGATGCGGGTCTGGTCCTCGACCACGGGCAGGTGGCGGATGCGGTAGGTCGTCATCTCCTGCATGAGGTGGGCGACCTCCTCGCCGGCCCCGCACGTGCGTACCGATGCCGTCATGAGGTCACGCACCGAAGTGTCCAGCAGCTCCCCGGGGTCGCCGGCGGCCAACCGCCGCACCACGTCGCGCTCGCTGACGATCCCGTCGAGCGTGGATCCGTCGCTGCTCACCACCACGGCGCCGATGTTGTGCTGCTCGAGGAGCAGGACCAGCTCACCGACGGTGGCGTCGGGCCCGATCGTGACCACGGGCTCGCCCCGCATGACGTCCTGGATCCTCATGGCCACCTCCGGGTCGCGTCGCTGGCGGCACACGCTACCTGTGACGCACGTCACTCCGGAAGGGTCAGGGACGCAGCTGCCGCACCACACCGCCGGTGAACGGCGGGTCGTCGGGGTCGTCGCCCCCCGCCGTACCCAGGAAGCCGAGCACCGGCTCGTGGAGGTGGCCGTTGGAGGCGATCGCGTTGCCGCTCCACGGTCCGGTCGCGCCGTCGAGGCCCGTGAAGGAGCCGCCGGCCTCGCGGACGATGACGTCGAGCGCCGCCATGTCGTAGACCTCGAGCTCCGGCTCGGCCGCCACGTCGACGGAGCCCTCGGCGACGAGCATGTAGGACCAGAAGTCGCCGTACGCCCGCGTGCGCCACACCCGCCGTGACAGCGCGAGGAAGTCGTCGAGCCGGCCACGCTCGTCCCAGCCCGAGAGCGAGCTGTAGGACAGCGACGCGTCGCCCAGGTCGCGCACGGCCGAGGTCGCGCAGCGGGTCGCTTTGAGGAGGGACCGGCCCGTCCAGGCGCCCTGGCCCTTGGCCGCCCACCAGCGGCGCTGCAGCGCCGGGGCGGAGACGACGCCGGCGACGATCTCGCCGTCGACCTCGAGCCCGATGAGAGTGGCCCACACGGGGACGCCCCGCACGAAGTTCTTCGTCCCGTCGATGGGGTCGACGATCCAGCGCCGGCCGCCCGTGCCCTGCCCGGGCGTCACGCCCTCCTCCTCGCCCAGGATCGCGTCGCGGGAGCGCACCCGCCCGAGCTTCGCCCGGATGGTGGACTCGACCGCCTGGTCGGCGTCGGTCACCGGCGTGAGGTCGGGCTTGCTCATCACGTGCAGGTCGACCGCCTTGAAGCGGTCGAGGCTGATGGAGTCCGCGTCGTCGGCCAGGAGGTGCGCGAGCCGCAGGTCGTCGGTGTGGTCGGCACCGTCAGCGATGGCCATGGCGCTCAGGCTAGGGCATCGCCCGGCTGCCCGGTCAGGACGCCTAGTCCCAGACGTCCGCGCTCTCGCGCGCGGCGAGCACGCGGCGGAACGACGTCACGCGGTCCACGTCGGCCGCTCCGGCGGCGATGGCCGCGTCGAGCCCGCACTCCGGCTCGCCGGCGCCGTGGGTGCAGCCACGCGGGCAGTCCTCGGTCATCTCGTCGAGGTCGGGGAACGCCTCGATGAGGTGCTCCGGACGCACGTGCGCGAGCCCGAACGACCGGATGCCCGGGGTGTCGACGATCCAGCCGGGCCGACCGTCGTGCTCGGGGAGCGCCAGCATGATGGCCGACGTCGACGTGTGGCGCCCGCGGCCGGTGACGTCGTTGACCCGGCCGACCTCGCGGTCGGCGCCCGGCACGAGCCGGTTGACGAGGGTCGACTTGCCGACGCCGCTGTGCCCGATGAGCACGCTGGTGCGACCGGCGAGCCGGTCACGGATCTCGTCGATGTCGGCGCCCTTGCGCGTCACCACCCACGGCACGCCGAGGGAGCGGTACGTCGCGAGCAACGACTCCGGGTCGGCCAGGTCCGCCTTCGTGAGGACCAGCAGCGGGGCCATGCCGGCGTCGTACGCCGCGACGAGCGCCCGGTCGAGCAGCCCCGGGCGTGGTTCGGGGTTCGCCAGGGC
This Nocardioides alkalitolerans DNA region includes the following protein-coding sequences:
- a CDS encoding DUF445 domain-containing protein gives rise to the protein MSSSAFTVPGSAEADLVRRRDLNKMRAVATGLLVAAAVVYVATRGQDGFLGFVNAGAEASMVGAIADWFAVTALFRHPLHLPIPHTALVPRRKNELGKGLQEFVKENFLAEGVVRERVGAAEASRRVGEWLADPAHARRVVDEVADVAVIGLAKVRDEHVSELAETVLLPRFREEPIAPIAAALLGEMVEDDLHHGVVDLGLGELLRWLRNNEETFTEVLGERAPWWTPTKLNDAVTQRVHAEAIKWVEDIQADPQHRARQAFDSMLHDLAQDLVHDRDTAERAERLKLRVLGHPQVLATAVSLWKALQRALVAGLEEEASMLRVRLEHELVKFGRRLTTDAALRRRLDQMLSDAVVFVVNRYGTELTGVITTTIERWDGDEAAQRIELHVGRDLQFIRINGTVVGGLVGVLIHAIDLLLP
- a CDS encoding RNA-binding S4 domain-containing protein, producing MGRVSDPFDVPVRDGSIRLGQFLKLANLVESGAQAKPVIAEGRVLVNGEVDTRRGRQLVVGDVVTLDGQSARAVDAEGFDDGLPW
- a CDS encoding FKBP-type peptidyl-prolyl cis-trans isomerase; this translates as MDKPEIDFFDPEPPADLVITDVTVGDGEEAKAGQTVSVHYVGVAHSTGEEFDASYNRGAPLQFRLGIGQVISGWDTGVQGMKVGGRRQLVIPPHLGYGDRGAGGVIKPGETLIFVVDLLSVS
- a CDS encoding CBS domain-containing protein; protein product: MRIQDVMRGEPVVTIGPDATVGELVLLLEQHNIGAVVVSSDGSTLDGIVSERDVVRRLAAGDPGELLDTSVRDLMTASVRTCGAGEEVAHLMQEMTTYRIRHLPVVEDQTRIVGIVSIGDVVKARIDELAFERDQLDAYVHQG
- a CDS encoding histidinol phosphatase, coding for MAIADGADHTDDLRLAHLLADDADSISLDRFKAVDLHVMSKPDLTPVTDADQAVESTIRAKLGRVRSRDAILGEEEGVTPGQGTGGRRWIVDPIDGTKNFVRGVPVWATLIGLEVDGEIVAGVVSAPALQRRWWAAKGQGAWTGRSLLKATRCATSAVRDLGDASLSYSSLSGWDERGRLDDFLALSRRVWRTRAYGDFWSYMLVAEGSVDVAAEPELEVYDMAALDVIVREAGGSFTGLDGATGPWSGNAIASNGHLHEPVLGFLGTAGGDDPDDPPFTGGVVRQLRP
- the rsgA gene encoding ribosome small subunit-dependent GTPase A, yielding MARGYGTHDHEHYERPRRRTRPRTKDRPTYDDAEDGRVVRVDRGRYTVLVDDQDELVTAMKARPLGRKGVVVGDRVRLVGDTTGAEGSLARIVEVRERATVLRRTADDDDPVERVIVANADQLVIVTALANPEPRPGLLDRALVAAYDAGMAPLLVLTKADLADPESLLATYRSLGVPWVVTRKGADIDEIRDRLAGRTSVLIGHSGVGKSTLVNRLVPGADREVGRVNDVTGRGRHTSTSAIMLALPEHDGRPGWIVDTPGIRSFGLAHVRPEHLIEAFPDLDEMTEDCPRGCTHGAGEPECGLDAAIAAGAADVDRVTSFRRVLAARESADVWD